Part of the Prionailurus bengalensis isolate Pbe53 chromosome B3, Fcat_Pben_1.1_paternal_pri, whole genome shotgun sequence genome is shown below.
GATTGTCATGTTTACTTTCAAATGAGTTGGGGAAAAAACTGCACTCTTTCCATGCAGTTAGGACTATCCTGAATGTTTACGAAgaggtgatttttaaatgatgttgattttgtatttttatctacCTGACCTCTCCAGGTCTCTTCAGCACCTCCACTCTACGTAGTATCTTCCAGTCGATCCTGCCGCTTGCCACTACCCTGGAGTTTGTGCCACTAAGTTGGAATACCTTGAAAGTTACCTGTTTTTAAGGAACTGTTGAGTAGCTGCCCatgtaataataacaacaatagcaacagtAATAAGAATGATTTTAATCTTATTTGTCTTCCTTCAAAGGATCTTAACTGCTTTAAAGGTAATTATTTCCCGAACTTGACTAGGCACAGTGCAACCTGGATGCCTGTGAACACACAGATGCATAAGTTACACACTGAAAATTTTGCTTTAGTATGTATGGAGTAGAGCCTGCaaatcttttgttattattgttttattgaaATTCAAAAGCTTATTTAGCTCCCCAGCCAGGGGTAAGGGACTGTGTAAGGACTTCCAATCTGTTATAGAAAGAGTATTTTAGTTACTCTGGTAGTCTGCCTTAGTATTTCTATACATTGGGACGGTAAGGAATTAATCTGAAGGAAGCAAAAGTATacaccaagattttatttttttaaaaagccataagaTTTGTGGTATACTGACTTGAATCCCAATCCTAGACCTGTCTTTCCAGAGCTGTAGAGCCTTAAGCAAACTTCCATTGCAAGTGTCctttttcttatatgtaaaactaagataaaataaacatactgTAGTTAATATTAATACTTCACGGGGTTGTGAAAAGATCCTGTTGATAATGGATGTAAACTGCTTTGAAAAGCATtagtcaaatatttttattctttggctTCAACCTCAACCTGATCCTTACTTAAAAGTCCATGCCTTTAAGGGCACAATTACCAACTGGCATGTTTACTCTTCTGGCCCATTAACACTCCCTAGCTTTGAGGTAGCTGAATATAGTTAGATTATGGCTACATAAAAAAACATCAGGCCCAGGTTGTTTTGGTCtacagtaagaaagaaaagattctgATGCGTGACCGGATTCTTTCGCTTACTAAAATTTATGGTCTTTCTGGGAAGCAATTAGACTTCATAATAAAATGCTTAcgcaaatttataatttttaaaatcatttttatcattaaattgCATTGGAATTTAATGCAATTAAATTATGATAGAATTAAGAATGCCAtctgggggatgcctgggtggctcagtcagttaagcatcgtaatcttgattttggcttatgtcatgatctcatggtttgtgggattaagccccatgttgggctctgcgctgacagtgaagagactgcttgacattctctctctgctcctcccctgctcatgtgcgcgtatgctctctctcaaaataaataaatatacattaatgaataaaaaaataatgccatCTGGAAAGTTAGATTTATCCTGTCAGTTTTGAGGTGTCAAATAgtctttatcactttttttccaaatagcaAGTTTGAAATAAGGATTTGATATCCTTAATATCCTTCCAATTAAAGAAGCTGTTGTAAAAGCAGGAAACAGGATTTGATATCCTTAATATCCTTCCAATTAAAGAAGCTGTTGTAAAAGCAGGAAACAAGTCTCAAGATATGATCACAGTAATTTTAACAATTTATACAGTTTTGGTTGTTAACAttaatattaacagaataaaaacaacaaaaaaagctcaATGTTAGCTATAGTTCTTTCATATCAAGAAGAGACCAACTAAATACCAAATGTAATGAGTacaagtgtgtgcgtgtgtgtgtgtgtgtgtgtgtgtgtttgcgtgtatgtgtgtgtgtatgcgtgttaGGTGATCAGGctacaggaaggaaaaaaaaggcaagaaacaatGGACAGAAATCATATGCTTAACCGTCATCTTCACAATTCCTATAAAGAACCAAAATTAAggagtcaggggtgcctggctggctcggtcagtagaacacccaactcttgatctcagggttgtgagttcaagccccatgctgggcgtggagcccacttaagcgccatagccaaacaaaacaaaacaatacttaAGAAGTCAAAGATTATACTAAACAGTAGGCAGACTACAGGGTTAACtttcataaaaaattaagattagtggggcgcctgggtggctcagttggttaagcatttgacttcagctcaggtcatgatttcacgatttgtgggtttgagcccctcattaggctctgtgctgacagctcagagcctggagcctgcttcagattctgggtctccttctctctctgtccctcccccacttgtgctctgttactctctgtctcttaaaaataaacattaagaaaaattaaaaaaaaaattaagattagtTAAGCTCTGTATTAATTCAACATGAAACCAGAGCAAGCTAACACATGACATGATAGGAACTATAGAGCAAATTAAGGGAGAAACCCCTTACTTAAAGAATATTCAAATATGGtaacattttaagtttatatccCATCTTGTTCCAAATGGTATTCAAGATGACTAGATTGGCAATTAATTCCAATTTGGTAGTGGCCTAAGTTATGGAGAATCCAAATCATTAGAAGCAACTCTTTAGGAGGAAAAAATCTTGATTCTGGAACCGGAAAGGCATAAGGAAATAACAAGATAGGCTGAAATCGAAGCCCTATGGAGAAAGGTGGATTTAGCCTGAATTCCCTTACCTTTCATCAGAACATAGGATGAAGCAATTCTCTACAAAAATCAACTTATTTAAAACTTCTTAAGAAACTTCaggggtgtttttatttttaatctcaaatgTTATTTAGTAAAAGCTTAGTTATCAGAGTCATTAGTCAAAGGGTCGCATTATAAATTAAGATCATTTTGTCAAGTCCATCTTTTGGCATACAGCACCCAGAACAAACTCACTTTACATTACACATCACAGCACAGTTTTAAAGACAGTCTCCACAATTCACAAAATCCATGCACATGCACAGAAAAGCCATTTGAAGCATCACCTTTAGATAGCAGGTTAACAGCTCAAACTGCGCCACAAGACTGCATCTTAAAGTTCTCTTTGATCAGTTACTGAGCTCGGGTCCTGAtgttaaatcttcatttttagtaagcagattagaaaggaagagattGAGAGGATGAAATGCAGAAAATAGTGAGTGCCAGTCAAACAGAACAGAAACAGGTTTAGAGTTCTAAAAACATAATGCATTTAAATTCCTGCCTGGTTTCATAGAAACAATGAACATCTGAGAAtctagataaaaagaaaaacaggaaaataatttaaaccagAGTATGCTTCATTTTTCCTAAGAATGTGTGGGTGATGATATTCTTacctaaaattatgaaaattagtATGAAGAGAAGGCAAAAACTAACGGGAGAGgtcctaaaactttttttcttggtgattaCAGATTTCTCCccattatttctattatatatttatttgcattttaatttttaaaaatctttttatacgTCTAACTCTCCCATCAGCCAACAAGTTTCTTAAAGACATTCaaccaacaagtatttattgaacacctaccaaGATACCAggtcagacacacacaaaaaaacaagagtaatGACAAATAAAACAGTGCCAGAGCTACGCCTTACTCATCTTTTTATCACCAGTGAGTAGGATGGAAGGGGCACTCAAAAGTTGACTAAAATATGTCAGCATTTATTTTAACAATCAGTGCTGAATTTTTACACCTCAATATGACATAAGACTTGAACAGTAGAAAATCTCTAGTACCAATTTTGAAGCTCTCTAATAAGTGGTCCAAAATTACCAATTTATCTTCAAACTATGTGTCTGACATTATAAGCATACACTGAAAAGAGGCAAGTTCAGACAGAAGAGTACCTTGTCTGAGAATAGTTAAACTGAGATACGAGAGAGTTTACTATTATGAGACTTCCCATTTCAATTCTGCTTCTTTCTAAACTCTTATTAATTAGAATGACAacttatcggggcgcctgggtggctcagtcggttaagcatctgacttcagctcaggtcatgatctcacactctgtgagttcaagccccacatcaggctctgtggtgacagctcagagcctggagtctgcttcggattctgtgtctccctctctctctgcccctcccctgctcaggctctgtctcaaaaatagatttatttatttatttattaaaaaaaaatttttttttcaacgtttatttatttttgggacagagagagacagagcatgaacgggggaggggcagagagagagggagacacagaatcggaaacaggctccaggctctgagccatcagcccagagcctgacgcggggctcgaactcacggaccgcgagatcgtgacctggctgaagtcggaagcttaaccgactgcgccacccaggcgccccacaaaaataaatttaaaaaaaaaaaaaaaaaagaatgacagctTATCAAAGTTACTGTCAAAGATAATAGAACTTTTAAAAGATCTGTGCTATCTGTGCTACAGTTCAAATAGTAGCAAGCTAAGAGAATGACACTTATTCACGATTTTAAAGTTTAATCCTGGTAGTCCTTTAAattagctaaaattaaaattccctTCTAATACAGGGTTCTGTTAAGTAAAGCTATTTCCAGGTCTCTTTTGTTTACTGACCTGGTTTCAGTGAATACTACTGAACAAAAGAAATCTCAAAGAACAAATCTACCCAATACATTTTCTATATAGAAATACATCTAACAATGGCAACAACAAACAAGTTCATTCTTTTCTTGCCAAAGTCAAGCAATGTAGCATATAGTTAAAAGCTGTGGCTGTAGCTGGTTTTGAAACTCAGCTCTTCCATTTCTAATGTAAGTtttttgtgcctctgtttccctatATGTAAAATGGTGCTAAGAAGAGAATCTATCTCATATTAAGGTTACTGTTAGGATTAAATTTAAAGTGTTCAGAATAATAAGCgcctaaattaataaaaaaggcCCACAAATCTTATCCAAACCCTTGGATGTGAGACATTTTGAGCAGTACCACATAATCAGTAAATACCTGGATATTTCTGTAGTGAAGCAAATTAACACTTACATGAAGTGTGATAAAGATCACGAACAGTTTCAGTTCACATCACATTTTATAGCCTAATTAATGGGTTGTGGCACCacattatgaggaaaaaaaaaaaaaaccaaaaacttggtTCTCGGAGTTTTTCAGATTTCTGAGTGGCAGATTAAGAGATTGTGTATCGAGTTTTTATTACTACCAGAATTACCACTAGCCTTATACGATCCTGTGTCCGCCTTTGAGAAGCTCATGTTATGGCTATTTATATGATAAGCCTAACTAAAACCCAGATTAGCAGATAAAATTAGAAAGATCAAGACACTGGCAGGAATAATAGTAGACAGAGCTGAGGACAAGAGATACCATAGAGGCCACGGAATTAATGTTATAAGAAGAGAGAGGTGCAAGGAAGGCAGTTAAAATCGGGTATCTTTAAACTAAAATATCACTCTCTTCCCTTCAGGGAAAAATCCTTCTGTTATAGGAGCACCTTAACTCTTATCTGTCAAGAAGTGCCTTCCTCTCTGGACCTACTGAGAAAGGGTTCTCAGAGGTGAGAGGCTGCAGACAGCTTCAGGACCATACTCTACCTTCTCTCTCACCAGTGTCCCAGAAAATCCTGCCTATGCTTGGTTCAAATATACAAAGTGAGATAGTACTTACTAATAATTAATACTTCTATAGCTCCATTCCCTTCTTATTATATCAGATCATCTTAGGATTCACTGCTCTTTCTGTTTACCAACCCTAGACTCAGAGCTGATTTTGCCCTACATTCTAGGGAGGTCTTCCTTCTTCTTGCTCTTCTCCTAATAGGTAATCTCAAGGAAATTCATTAGACTTTTCtcctctggacttttttttttaatttttttttttttttttaacatttatttatttttgagaaacagagtgagacaaagtgtgaacgggggaggggcagagaaagtaggagacacagaatctgaagcaggctccaggctctgagcaagcggtcagcacagagcctgatgacggtctcgaacccacaaactgtgagatcatgacgtgagcccaagtcggacactcaaccgactgagccacccaggcgcccctctcctctggACTTTCAAGAGGATACACAGAACACAGGAGAAAAGCACAAGTTTACAATCCATAGTTAAGAGTTTAgataaaaatggggcacctgggtggcttagtcggttaagcatcggacttcggctcaggtcatgatctcattcatggtctgtgggttcgagccccacattgggctctgtgctgacagctcaaagcctggagcttacttcggatctgtgtgtccctctctctctgcccctccccagcttacactctgtctctctctcttgaaaataaacattaaaaaaaattaatgcatttcTAATGCATTTAGTGCATTTCTAACTTGTTTGCTTAAACCATCTGCTAAACCCTGACTGTCAAGTCATAGTTATTTAAATAAACGCTTTCAGAGAGTCAAACAAGGTCCAAACAGGTCAACAgatttgtcttaaaaaaagaaagccaatggACAAAACTACTGTCAAATCTTAACTTCTTACAACCAAAACACTAAAGTTGACCAATAAACGATTCTATATTCTTTGGTAGAAATGGCTAAGAATGCTGTCACATGAAAAATTATCTATAAGTATGACAATATAACAAAAGTTCCCCCATTCCTAACTCCTTTGAGAAGTAAAAATGCTGAGACTAGATGAAGTACTAATGTTTATGAAACTCTTCAAAAATGAATTCTCTCAGCAGCAAGGGTGGTCATTCAATTTCCAGGCGCTGTCATTTCAACTAAGGGTAAAGTTCAAAGTTGTTTCGTTAACAAACAGAAGGGAAGATAATGGTTGAATGCCTTAGGTAAAACCTCATCTTGGTTGAAATACATAGAATATTCGTCAACACCATGGAGTTTGGTTTACCAAAGAGTAAGTAGagaatttaaatattcataatgGAGTGACCAAAAACAATGATCCCTTTCAAATATAATCTtatataccatacacaaaaagttTGAAGACTTTTCATCTCCTAGTTTATTAGAGACTTCAAATTTTCAGACTTCTTTGATTTTTCCTTGTGTTTGACACACAAtcaattgctttaaaataaattccctttGACTTACAGTTTTTTCTCTAATCTCATTAACAAGGCCTCACCTCACAGGCCTAGATTATAAAAGGTTCCTAACTAGTCCCCTAGTGTGCAGTTATATATTCTACTCCAATCCATCAACCCCTCAGTCTGCCTActtatgtcttatttttcacTTCTACTCTATATGAATCATGCAGCTAAGTCAAGCTTCTCTATAATTTCTGTTTACATTAGGAAATGCCCCCTAGTTCTTCCATGTCCATCCAAATCCTTCTAACACTCAGAGTCCAACTCAAGTCCGATCTCTCCTGTAAGATTTCTCCAAACCAAATTTTATCAGTTCTGTACCCTTAGCTTTAGCTGACATGTGATctagcagtattatttattttttacttctctgcTATTCTTCCTCATATATCTAACCACATGGTAGGTCTTTTGAAGACAGGATCCAAATCCTTTCCTCCTTTGGCAATCCCTCATGTGCctaccataaaatatatattttgttaatactCTTTGTTTGAGAGGAAAAGACACTAATTCCATCCTGCTATACATTATCCAGATGTAAATTTCCTCCATTATATTTcatacattattaaaaaatgaaattgtgacTTGATCCCAGAAAAGACCAAATTTAGGCCATGGTTTTTAGTGAACATGCCCATTTTCATGAAAAGGTTGATCTGCCTGAAGGAAAAATGGCTTAAATTTATCTCACAAAGTTCCGTATATAGGCCCAGTCACACCTCTGACCTTAtcagaggggtgggtggggatgctctcactttaattttaaaaagatcttgaTTTCTCAACTCACCTATTACATGGGCAGACACAAAGGCCACAGCACTTGTTGAGTTCTGTTAaagtcttctctgcctctctcatgtctttatttatttggtccATGCCTTCTTCTATGCGGTTTAGTTGTTCTAAGAATAAGGTGGGGAagttacattttgttttacagTCCCAGTACCAACCAGAAAACACTATTATTATGAATAGCAAACCTCAATTTTGAATCCACCAATAATCCATCATTCCAGTGACTGTATCAGTGCCAGAAAGTACTACATATTGTCCAACATGAAAACAATCTTTCACAAACTGATTTTGAGGCAGTGGCCTCTTACTGTGGGAAGATTTGTTCTAAAGAAATTTGTGTAAGAGGAGCATGTGAGAGTTTTAGAGATCACCCCTGAAACCAAATAAAGTATACTTTGACCAGACCAGGTCCCTAGTGTTTTATCTCTGGATAAGTTCAAAACCTGAGGGCTATCGTAAGTCTAATAAAAACTAggccagaggggcacctgggtggctcattcggttaagtgtccgacttcagctcaggtcatgatctcacagttcacaagttcaagccctgtgtcaggttctgcgctgacagctcagagcctgaagcctgcttcagattctgtgtccccctctctctctctgccccttccccacttgtaccctgtttctctctctctaaagtgaaaaaaaaaaaaaaaaattaggccagATTGCTCAGGGGCAACTCAAATAGAATATTTCCAAGCTCACCCAAATCTAAACCTGTTTAAGGTCTTAACCTGATTTCTGAAAAGGATGCAAGAATATCATAGTATCTAATGTACATATGACAAATGCACACAATAAATCCTGCTACTGGACAAGTACTTGGTATACAATTGGGCACGGTCATCCCCACCTCAAATAGGCAATTAACACGACATAattcagaaaaaaggaaacctatCACTTTTATCTTACACAGAGAAGGCACTCCCCAAGGCTTAATTTTCAACATGGCTGATTTGAAAGGGCTTTCTGGTATTCTAAGTCAAATCAAGGGTTTTTGCCAATGACTGCAACTCACCCCCTTGTTCATCCAGCATAGTGATGGTCTTGATTCCTGCATCCTGAGactaaaagaagggaaaaaagctgatagcactaaaaaacaaaagcaacagaaacaaaGACTACAAGGCCTAATAGCAAGAGATAATCATTTAGAAACCTAAGTTCTCAGAGGATTAAAGCTACAGAGAAAACTAATATTCCAAACCAACTTTAACCATTCACCATGTCCCAATAAAATTAAATCACTAATTCATGGTGAATTGATCTTCCTTATCACATTCTAATACTGTCAATGGGAGAAACAAAAAAGGTCCATTAGTGTATGGTTTGACAATTTCAGCAACTGCTGTTTCAAATAATAAAGCTTACTGATACCATATCCTTCTGACTCTTAACAGAAATCCCAGCTTATGCTATCAAGATCCCTCTTATACAATTTCTGTACTTAACTTTAATGATTAAAGTTTGTTTCTTACCTCAATGGCTAAACCCAGCATTCTCCTTGTGCTTTCCAGAGACTAGGGAAAAATATAGGGTTTTAGTATTCTAAAATATGtagccaaaaaaaagaaagaaaaacctgatCATATATTCATGATGCTATTCTATTTTTAGATACTGCCAGCCCACCCAACCttccctttaaaataaacaaacaaaacaaaaaaataaagttgagcaCTATAATTTTAGTTACTTTCTTCCTACCAGGTGCTCCATGAGAGAAAATTTGGAGGCATTTATAAAAGTTTAATGTAGGCAGAAATCAAGGTATATAACACAGACATCAGAAATTCtgttaaattaaatgttttcaattcCTCTAATTTAGAGTATTTTGTTGTAAGTAATTGTTACACAATgactatctaaaaaaaaaaaaaaaaaaaaccaaaaaaacccaaattgctttcatttatttagcttttagTGAGCTGAAAAACTAAGGGGCCAGCAATGGCATTCTGAGGCAAATGCATTCTTGGACATAAAGTGACGGGGAGGTCAAAATGGACTTCTAAGAAGGTCCTTTCATCCCTCAACTGAAAGAGAATtgctggggtgcccaggtggctcagtcggttaagcatccgactttggctcaggtcatgacctcgtggttctagagttcgagccctgcatagggctctgtgctgtggattctgtgtctcccgctctctcttcctttccccaactcatgctctgtctctgtctctcaaaaatgaataaacatttttaaaaaattaaaaaaaaaaaaaaaagaaaattacttattCCAAGTAAAATATTTACCTCATCAGTAACCTGGTGGGCTCTCAGCTGAATTTCTTCTGATGACAGATTATCCATGATGAATTAAAACTTTTGATAAGCACAGAAACTGAAACGTGGATATTCTGTAATAATAAGGATATAAAAAAGTTTGAGCAAAGAGTATGGATTTATGGAATTCAGGATACttatctggaaaacaggatggaatAACCTATCTGTATCTTTATCCAGCTAGTTATCtatcacaggtgaggaaattatGGCCAAGGAAGGATAAATAGTTGGTTAAATGCTAATTAGCACCAGAGGAGAAGCTGAAACTCAGGTTTCAGGACTTCTAGTGAAATGCTATTTCAAAGAGGAAAGTGGTCTCTCTACTTTGAGGACCACATACTAGAGACAAGctttaaaagattattaaaatgaattcttgGTTATAAAATGTTCTTCATACATTATTTGAATACGAAAAAGCAATAAGGTGAAGAGTCTAAGTTAGGTAGTATTCCATTAATAAAGTAACAAAATTCAAAGTCATGTGCCTGAAGAACACAGGAAACATTCTAGACATGTGCCAGTTGTCCAGGCCACTaattagagaaaatgaattattttcattcttaacaAGAAAAGGGTAATGTTAATGTAGAACTCAGAACAGATTTTTCACAGTGGATTCTCCCTTTCCAATTATATTGTTTCTTGTTTTAGTGAAGCCCCtaagaaatgcaaaaattcttTCTCCTATACATAGTAATTTAGTAACTCATAACTCGGAAAAAGAAGATTCATAGACATTCAAACTAAACACAAAA
Proteins encoded:
- the SNAP23 gene encoding synaptosomal-associated protein 23 isoform X3 encodes the protein MDNLSSEEIQLRAHQVTDESLESTRRMLGLAIESQDAGIKTITMLDEQGEQLNRIEEGMDQINKDMREAEKTLTELNKCCGLCVCPCNSITNDAREDEMEENLTQVGSILGNLKNMALDMGNEIEAQNRQIDRITEKADTNKDRIDIANARAKKLIDS